Within Campylobacter corcagiensis, the genomic segment ATTTATGATATTTAAATCATAATAGCTATATAGCAGGGGAACGCCCTGCCATATAGCAAACTCTAAGCAAAGTGGGAAACTCTCGCTTACATAGGACACGCCTAGCCCACCCCCACACTTAGAGTTAGCTACTTCATTCGGTGTGTATTTCAGTGGCAAAGCCACTGAAAGCAAGGGGCAAAGCCCCTTGCTACACACCGAATGAAGTAGCTAACTCTAAGTGTGGGGGTGGGCTAGGCGTGTCCTATGTAAGCGAGAGTTTCCCACTTTGCTTAGAGTTTGCTATATGGCAGGGCGTTCCCCTGCTATATAGCTATTATGATTTAAATATCATAAATAATTAATATTTAATTATCATATTTATACTAACTAATTATTATAAAATTAATAATCTTTTAAGAACAATAATGCTATAATAACTATTATTAAAAGGTTGAGAATTATTTATTAATTTTTTAATAATTAAATCATAATTAAAGGATATAAAATGATTTTAGCTAACGAAAAAGAACAAGATTTTAAAATAAGCGGAGGGCTTGACGAAAACTTAATAGAGCTTTTAGGTATTATGGAATTTCATAAGTTAGATAAAGAAGAAATGTTATCTTTATTAGAAGATGATGAAGTTTAGTAAGCTATAACTAATAATATAAAAAATAAATAATATATTAGTTTGTTTAATTGTAAATTTTTAAATATGTTTTTTATATTAATAATGATATAATATAAATATATTATAAAAATATTAATCAAATATGATTATTATATTAATCATATATAATTATTAAAGGAAAAAAATGATAGTAGTTTTTTCACACCCTAAAGGCGGAGTAGGAAAAAGTATGTTAGCTTTTAACTATGCTGTATTTTTAAGAAAAAAAGGAATTGAAGTTGCTATAATAGATTTAGACGGACAACACTCTATATCAAATTTTAATAAGATTAGAATTGCTTTTAATGTAACACCTACTTTAAATATTAAAACTTATGATAATACTAATGAGCTAGTAAGCTTTTTAAATCAAGTTTCAAGTAGTGATATGGTTATTATTGATACAGGCGGTTTTGATAGTTCAAACAATAGAATTGCTTTGGCATTTGCTGATAAAATTATAACGCCTGTATCTGATAGCCCTGTAGAAATTATGAGATTATTAAATTTTAGCAACATATTAGATGAAATTGAAGTAAATTTAAATCATAAATTAAAGACTTATGTAGTATTAAATAGAATACACCCTAGCTTAAAAAATATAGACTATGTAAAAGAGCCTTTTAAAGATAAGCCTGTTTATAATTTTTTAAATAGTGTCGTAAGAGATAGAGTAAGGTTTAAATTTTCAGTATCAAACGGAAATTCGGTATTTGATGAGCCTGAAAATATTAGAGATGAAAAGGCTATATTTGAGCTTAATAGCCTTTACAATGAAATTGAGAATATTATTATATCATAAAAATTAAGGAGTGTAAAAATGAGTAGCAAAAAATTATCAATAGAGGCACTAAATGCAATACAAAAAGGTAGTGAAGTAGTAGAAAAAACAAATAATGAAGAAGAGCAAATTAACAATGATGATATAGTAAGAAGAAAAAGACCTAGAAAACAATATAGAAATTTTAGCGTAAATTTTGAGATAGATGACTATAACAAATTCCAAATTTATTTAAATGAAAACGGAATAAACAGCGGTAGTGGCTTTATAAGAGAGTTGTTAAAAGAAAACGGAATAATATAAGATATTTTTAAATATTAGAGAGTTTAACTCTCTAATATTGCTTCTAAATTTTCTTTTAACTCATTATATTCGCTATCATCTTTAATAGGTTTTTCTTTAATAAAACCTGCCTCAATCATTTTGTCTTGCTTAATCTCTTTATAATACTCTTTAGCAAGTTCTTCTAAGGCTTTGCAAGTTTCATTATCTAATAAAGACACTTCAGCAAATACGCTTTTTATATCATTTTTTGTAGCCTTTATTAGAAGATTATCAATATAGACAAGCAGGTTTCGGTTTTGACAATATCATTCTTGATAATTTTTTTTTGATAAAAATAATGTTGGTGTATATAGTTTAGAAAATGGTTATCTTTGATTTGTTTAAAAAAAATAATAAAAATATATGAAATAATTATGATACATTTACTAAATAAATATTAATGAAATAATATTATTAATTATATCATAATTATTTGTGAAGTAATTATTATTAAATTGTAGTTTTTTTGAAAAGTGTAAAATTCTGTTAAAAAGTGTAAAAATGTATTTTTATATAATTTTTTATGAAAAATTTATTAAATGATTTAAAGTGTTTATTTTGTGTTTTAAAGCACTTTGTATTTTTTTAAAGTGTTTCTATGTTTAAATAAACTTTTTTGATTTTAGGTGCTTTTTTGTTAATTTAAACTGCATAATTGAATTTAAAATTTTAAAAAAGTATTTTTTTTGATAAAACTTAAATAAATTTTAAAAAAAATAATTAATATTTATTTTTAAGTTTTTAAATTTTTATTTTCTTCTTTTTAATGGTATCAATAAAAGAATAGAGGGAAAATTATTAATAAATATTAAATAAAATTGACTTATAAGCTTGATTATTTAGGTATTTTAATAGTAAATAAAAAAAAATAGCTGTTTAGAATTTCATACCAAACCGTATGAAATTCTAAACAAACCGTATGAAATTCTAAACAAATTTGATTTTTTAGGCTATTTTTCTAATAAATTAATAATTTTTAAACATAAGTCTTTTAAATCATTATATATCAGTATTCTGAGATAAATATTTAATTAATATTTTTAAAAAAAACAGTTTAAGGTATTTTTTTCTAAACAAATTTTTACTAAAAAATAAAATAATGTTTGATTTTTACTAAAAAATAAAAAATTTATGATATAATAATTCAATTTTTTTATAAATTGTTAAACAATTAAATTTTCAGGAGTTAATATTATGATTGGTGAAATCAAAGATGTTGGAACAAAAAAGAATTATACTGTATATACAGAAAAACAAATAGAAATAAGTGGAACAACTGGTGAGATATTAAAAGAAAATGAAATTTATGTAACAAAAGCTAAAAATAGAGATGATTTTATAAAATTTTTTGTAGATAATTTATCTTTTATAGGCTCAGATTTGCTTAATGCCGAGAGACAAGTTCTTTTTATTTTATTAACAAAAATTGATTATAAAAATATTATTTATATAAATTCAGATTTAAGAAGAGATATTGAAGTATTATTAAAAGTCAGTAAATCAACAGTATCAGTAGCTATAAATGGATTGAAAAAAAAAGGAGTTATTTTATCTTTATCGGATAGTTTAAAAAAAGAGCTTGGTACTTTTTCAGATAACGCTTTTATAATAAATCCAAATATTGCAGGAAGAGGAAGTTTTAATGAGTTGCAAAAATTAAGACAAGATATTAGTATAGAATATGATTTTGAAAAATTAGAAGTAAAACAAAAATATAATATAAAGAGCAAATATGATGGTTTTGATGAAATTTCAAACAATATGGAAAATCACGAGATAAAAGAGATAAAACAAACACAAGATAAAAAAAGCACTGAAGTATGTATAGTTGAAAAAGACCAAAAAAATATCATAGAGATAGATGACATTATAGAACAACCCACACATATATCAAAATCACAAAATATTAAAACAGATAAAGAAATTGAACTTGAACTTGTTAGAGAACAAAATGAAGCTAAAAGGTTAGATATTGAAAATTTAAAGGCTAAAAATGAAAATTTAAAACTTCAAATACAATTAAAAGCTTTAGACCAGAATAATAAGATTAATCAGCCTGACTTTTTACCACAACAAAATGATGAAGCTTTTTAAAATTAAAATTTTGTAACATTAATAAAAAAATAATAAATAATTGTATATAATTATACAACAAGGGAGATAAAATGAGATATCCAAAGCTTGGAACTAAAATAGTGTTAGATGAAAATAAAATTAGAAAAGCTATAAATTTTGATCTTGATACTAATGAAGAGAAAACAGCTAAAAATAAATCAAGTATAAGAAAGAATAGACAATGAAACAAGAAATTGCAAATAACATTTTAAAAACTTGCAAATTGAAAATTTTAAATAAACCAGATTACATTTCAGGGTGGGAAGCATTAAATATACCTAGCAAAAACGGACTTATCGCTGATTGGCACCCATTACACTATTTTAATAAAAAACAAGATATAAAAAAATATAGTTTTAATGAAATTTTAGGAAATAGCGGTATAAAAAAAAGATATGTAAAAATGCTAGATAAAGAGGAGTATGTAGCAAATTATCCAAGAGCCATAGCAGATTTAGTTTATCATAATAAAATAAAAGGTTTAAAAAATTGCGTTAATGATTTTTTAGATGATGATGAAGAAAAAGAGTTATTTAAATATTTAAAACTTATAAATAACAATGAAGTAGTAGATAATTTTATGAAATTTGAACTAACTAAGCTATATTTTAAGGATAAAAAATGCTAGAAGAGTATCAAAAAAATAGATTAAATTTAATAAAAGATATTTTGCCATATTTTGGAGATAATTTTGTTTTAAAGGGTGGAACAGCTTTAAATTTATACTATGGTTTAGATAGATATTCAGAAGATATAGATTTAGATTGTAAAACTAATAATATGAATTTCATAAACAAGTTAAAACGCCACAAAGATTTTAAAAATTGGAATATAAACATTAAAAAAGATACAGATACTGTTTTTAGGGTAATGTTAGATTATGGTGCTTTATCTAAAAATGGAAATTATCCGTTAAAAATAGAAGTAAGTAGTAGGAATAAAAACAAACTAAGAACAAAATCCTTAAATTACAATACTATAAACGGTGTTAATGTTTATACTATAGATGAGCTTATAAGAATGAAAGGTGTTGCTTTTAGTGGAAGAGATAAAATTAGAGATTTTTACGATT encodes:
- a CDS encoding ParA family protein — translated: MIVVFSHPKGGVGKSMLAFNYAVFLRKKGIEVAIIDLDGQHSISNFNKIRIAFNVTPTLNIKTYDNTNELVSFLNQVSSSDMVIIDTGGFDSSNNRIALAFADKIITPVSDSPVEIMRLLNFSNILDEIEVNLNHKLKTYVVLNRIHPSLKNIDYVKEPFKDKPVYNFLNSVVRDRVRFKFSVSNGNSVFDEPENIRDEKAIFELNSLYNEIENIIIS
- a CDS encoding MarR family transcriptional regulator, with the protein product MIGEIKDVGTKKNYTVYTEKQIEISGTTGEILKENEIYVTKAKNRDDFIKFFVDNLSFIGSDLLNAERQVLFILLTKIDYKNIIYINSDLRRDIEVLLKVSKSTVSVAINGLKKKGVILSLSDSLKKELGTFSDNAFIINPNIAGRGSFNELQKLRQDISIEYDFEKLEVKQKYNIKSKYDGFDEISNNMENHEIKEIKQTQDKKSTEVCIVEKDQKNIIEIDDIIEQPTHISKSQNIKTDKEIELELVREQNEAKRLDIENLKAKNENLKLQIQLKALDQNNKINQPDFLPQQNDEAF
- a CDS encoding nucleotidyl transferase AbiEii/AbiGii toxin family protein, with the protein product MLEEYQKNRLNLIKDILPYFGDNFVLKGGTALNLYYGLDRYSEDIDLDCKTNNMNFINKLKRHKDFKNWNINIKKDTDTVFRVMLDYGALSKNGNYPLKIEVSSRNKNKLRTKSLNYNTINGVNVYTIDELIRMKGVAFSGRDKIRDFYDLGYLLKTYPEHFSKENLLNIEEKIFYSGEEELNLLLKDEILKHNLISNNDIVFAETYTQDVLNRIDFMLNNTNSLKDDLKQLKDLSSDFNKIFEDDKEQTAKNKSNLRKNK